A genomic window from Synechococcus sp. CBW1107 includes:
- a CDS encoding phycobilisome rod-core linker polypeptide has translation MTLVCAAYLGIDRFENARDKDNWSNATEADTAGLIRSVYQQVLGYQYVMKSERLEGPESLFRRGYLSVREFVRQVAKSNLYRQRFFESSNPYRFIELNHKHLLGRAPQNKAEMLHHFTILQNAGFDAEIDSYIDSPEYQDRFGEEQVPYMHGWNYSVGQQGLQFSYLLQLTRGAAASIKGDIAKNLSRLNPSVHKEAPIPVVSSNAKGSAFRSVESDGVTRMGVGAGEQGRTYRVEISGFNNYRLHKRSNRVRFIPFAKLLDYQRQIQREGGRIASVSPVN, from the coding sequence ATGACACTCGTCTGTGCTGCCTACCTGGGCATAGATCGCTTCGAGAACGCCCGCGACAAGGACAACTGGTCGAACGCCACCGAAGCCGACACCGCTGGCCTGATCCGCTCGGTCTACCAACAGGTGCTCGGCTACCAATATGTGATGAAGAGCGAGCGGCTCGAGGGTCCCGAGTCGCTGTTTCGCCGTGGCTACCTCAGCGTGCGTGAGTTCGTGCGCCAGGTTGCCAAGAGCAATCTCTACAGGCAGCGTTTCTTCGAGAGCAGCAATCCCTACCGATTCATCGAACTGAACCACAAGCATCTGCTCGGCCGGGCACCCCAGAACAAGGCCGAGATGCTGCACCACTTCACGATCCTGCAGAACGCAGGATTTGACGCCGAGATTGATTCCTACATCGACAGCCCCGAGTATCAGGATCGCTTCGGCGAAGAGCAGGTGCCCTACATGCACGGCTGGAACTACTCCGTCGGCCAGCAGGGTCTCCAGTTCTCCTACCTGCTGCAGCTGACCCGTGGCGCCGCGGCGTCGATCAAGGGCGACATCGCCAAGAACCTGTCACGCCTCAACCCCTCGGTTCACAAAGAGGCTCCGATCCCCGTGGTGAGCTCCAACGCCAAGGGCTCCGCCTTCCGCTCGGTCGAGTCCGACGGTGTGACGCGCATGGGGGTGGGCGCCGGTGAGCAGGGCCGGACCTACCGGGTCGAAATCTCGGGATTCAACAACTACCGCCTGCACAAGCGCAGCAACCGGGTGAGATTCATCCCCTTTGCCAAGCTGCTCGACTATCAGCGCCAGATCCAGCGTGAAGGCGGCCGCATCGCCAGCGTCAGCCCCGTCAACTGA
- a CDS encoding phycobilisome rod-core linker polypeptide, protein MALPLLDLKPVTLNARVASLAVGNEEEPRRTPEGVRRSPQAMDELIERAYRQIYFHAFKVDREPRLESQLRRGQISTKQFIRGLLLSDKFRRDFYRCNSNYDVVEQVVGRVLGRPVHGSRERIAFSILIAAEGFPSFVDALLDSPEYIDTFGEDEVPYQRSRVLPGRSPGEMPFNQQAPLYSSYWRDISGSLAPAGPFSGGNQLERGLRSAAWVDGTTAEAGQGDLAGACSHRWTRAPADSDHHRSCHAQHRLCGLREPGQPKPSWAAVAA, encoded by the coding sequence ATGGCCCTGCCCCTGCTTGATCTCAAACCCGTCACCCTGAATGCACGCGTCGCCAGCCTGGCCGTCGGCAACGAAGAAGAGCCACGCCGCACACCTGAAGGGGTGAGGCGCAGCCCCCAGGCCATGGATGAGCTGATTGAAAGGGCCTACCGCCAGATTTACTTCCATGCCTTCAAAGTCGATCGGGAGCCCAGGCTGGAATCGCAGCTGCGTCGAGGTCAGATCAGCACCAAGCAATTCATCCGGGGCCTGCTGCTTTCAGACAAGTTTCGCAGGGATTTCTATCGCTGTAACAGCAACTATGATGTTGTGGAGCAGGTGGTAGGCCGTGTACTTGGCAGGCCGGTGCATGGCAGTCGCGAACGGATTGCTTTCTCGATTCTGATCGCCGCCGAAGGATTCCCGAGTTTTGTCGATGCCCTGCTCGACTCCCCTGAATACATCGACACCTTCGGCGAAGACGAGGTTCCCTACCAGCGCTCCCGCGTCCTGCCCGGACGCAGCCCTGGGGAGATGCCCTTCAACCAGCAGGCTCCCCTCTATTCCTCCTACTGGCGCGACATCAGCGGCTCCCTGGCTCCAGCCGGCCCGTTCAGCGGAGGCAACCAGCTGGAGCGTGGTCTGCGCTCGGCCGCTTGGGTCGATGGGACAACCGCCGAAGCAGGCCAAGGCGATCTGGCTGGGGCTTGCAGCCATCGGTGGACTCGAGCTCCTGCGGATTCTGATCACCACCGCAGCTGCCATGCTCAGCACAGGCTCTGCGGGCTGAGGGAGCCGGGCCAGCCGAAGCCTTCATGGGCAGCCGTGGCGGCCTGA
- a CDS encoding chromophore lyase CpcT/CpeT codes for MTSSLTRLVRMLSAGFSNQDQAFENPPLYAHILVRFRPLPQLEPGSLLLEQSYAFAPGQPYRIRVLRAESVTDGSLRIHNHSIHDERRFWGAVEDPERMAQIQPEDLRLLEGCTYVVREQGEGFVGEVEPGCRCLVERKGATAYLVSSFELDGQSMRTIDRGHDPATHDQLWGSLAGPFEFQRTDDFSAEIPGAWLERWAS; via the coding sequence ATGACCAGCTCCCTGACGCGCCTGGTCCGGATGCTGAGCGCTGGGTTCAGCAATCAGGATCAGGCTTTCGAGAACCCCCCCCTCTACGCCCATATCCTGGTGCGCTTTCGGCCGCTTCCGCAGCTGGAACCAGGCTCCCTGCTGCTGGAGCAGTCTTACGCTTTCGCGCCCGGCCAGCCCTACCGCATCCGGGTGCTGCGTGCCGAGAGCGTCACAGACGGCAGCCTGCGCATCCACAACCACTCCATCCACGACGAGCGGCGGTTCTGGGGAGCTGTGGAGGATCCAGAGCGGATGGCCCAGATCCAACCCGAGGATCTGCGTCTGCTGGAAGGGTGCACCTATGTGGTGCGCGAGCAGGGAGAAGGCTTCGTCGGGGAAGTGGAACCCGGCTGCCGCTGCCTGGTGGAGCGCAAGGGGGCCACGGCCTACCTGGTGAGCAGTTTCGAGCTCGACGGGCAGTCAATGCGCACGATCGACCGGGGCCACGACCCGGCCACCCACGACCAGCTCTGGGGATCTCTGGCGGGGCCGTTCGAGTTTCAGCGTACCGACGACTTCAGTGCTGAAATTCCAGGCGCCTGGCTGGAGCGATGGGCGAGCTGA
- a CDS encoding DUF2470 domain-containing protein, producing the protein MASDPLTEAVSDRICRHMNKDHGEAVLAYARHYGGAHQASTARMLRVSPEAMELEVDGANLSVPFDHVLSDSEDAHRTLVAMLKALPAS; encoded by the coding sequence ATGGCCAGCGATCCCCTCACCGAAGCTGTCAGCGACCGGATCTGCCGCCATATGAACAAGGATCATGGTGAAGCGGTGCTGGCCTACGCCCGCCACTACGGCGGGGCGCATCAGGCCAGCACCGCCCGCATGCTTCGGGTCAGTCCCGAGGCGATGGAACTGGAGGTGGATGGCGCCAACCTCTCGGTGCCCTTCGACCATGTGCTGAGCGACAGCGAGGACGCCCACCGCACCCTGGTGGCCATGCTCAAGGCCCTGCCAGCGTCCTGA
- a CDS encoding FGGY-family carbohydrate kinase, which translates to MPVRRGGAEISALAAGVDLGSSGIRLVVIDARGEVLAELATAYPGNFDDPDGWRQGLITLVQELPVQHRHRLGSISLDGTSGTLLACRSDGTPLGPALAYNLACPEQAGALSGLVPAGCSASSVSGSLARALRLLGPLAGERAGTWAATDLLLRHQADWLMGWLLGDWRWGEEGNNLRLGWDLRQRHWSGDLKRQAWAAALPEVVASGRALGTLAPGSAAALGLPDSCLVVAGSTDANAAVLAADPAPGDGVTVLGTTLVLKQFVTEPMAAPGLSCHRLGGRWLVGGASNAGGGVLRRFFNDAELERLSRQIDPSRPSGLEYRPLPSRGERFPVDDPDLLPILEPRPVSDVLFLQGLLEGLARIEAQGWARLRQLGAPPLQRVISLGGGARNPQWRQLRQQAIGLPVLNRPGLAPALGMARLALSALTTPAPKMEPPSPPPETP; encoded by the coding sequence TTGCCGGTTCGCCGCGGCGGCGCCGAGATCTCTGCCCTGGCGGCGGGGGTCGACCTGGGCAGCAGCGGCATCCGCCTGGTGGTGATTGATGCACGGGGTGAGGTGCTGGCCGAGCTGGCCACGGCCTACCCCGGCAACTTCGACGATCCGGATGGCTGGCGACAGGGTCTGATCACGCTGGTGCAGGAGCTACCCGTTCAGCACAGGCATCGGCTGGGCAGCATCAGCCTCGATGGCACCTCCGGCACCCTGCTGGCCTGCCGCTCCGACGGCACCCCCCTCGGCCCAGCCCTCGCCTACAACCTGGCCTGCCCCGAGCAGGCAGGGGCCCTCTCGGGACTGGTTCCTGCCGGTTGCTCCGCCTCCAGTGTCAGCGGCAGTCTGGCCAGAGCCCTGCGCTTGCTGGGCCCGCTCGCGGGGGAAAGGGCAGGGACCTGGGCAGCCACTGATCTGCTCCTGCGCCATCAGGCCGACTGGCTGATGGGCTGGTTGCTGGGTGACTGGCGCTGGGGAGAGGAAGGAAACAACCTGCGCCTGGGCTGGGATCTCAGACAACGACACTGGAGCGGAGATCTGAAACGGCAAGCGTGGGCGGCAGCGTTGCCCGAGGTGGTTGCCAGCGGCAGAGCGCTGGGGACGCTGGCTCCAGGCTCAGCCGCTGCCCTGGGGCTCCCGGATTCCTGTCTTGTGGTGGCCGGCAGCACCGATGCCAACGCCGCGGTGCTGGCGGCCGATCCAGCTCCCGGAGACGGAGTCACGGTGCTCGGCACCACCCTGGTGCTGAAGCAGTTCGTGACGGAGCCGATGGCAGCCCCGGGGCTGAGCTGCCATCGGCTGGGGGGGCGCTGGCTGGTGGGCGGAGCCTCCAACGCCGGTGGGGGAGTGCTGCGTCGGTTCTTCAACGATGCCGAACTGGAGCGACTCAGCCGTCAGATCGATCCCTCCAGACCCAGTGGGCTGGAGTACCGGCCGCTGCCATCGCGGGGGGAACGCTTTCCCGTCGATGATCCTGATCTGCTGCCGATCCTGGAGCCCCGGCCGGTGAGCGATGTGCTCTTCCTTCAGGGTCTGCTGGAAGGGCTGGCCAGGATCGAAGCCCAGGGATGGGCACGGCTGCGCCAGCTGGGTGCACCACCGCTGCAGCGGGTGATCAGCCTGGGGGGCGGGGCCCGCAATCCCCAGTGGCGGCAGCTGCGGCAACAGGCGATCGGCCTGCCGGTGCTCAACCGTCCAGGCCTGGCACCGGCGCTGGGCATGGCAAGGCTGGCCCTCAGCGCTCTGACGACGCCTGCACCGAAGATGGAGCCGCCTTCACCACCACCTGAGACCCCATGA